The DNA sequence ctatttcaacttcaccctaacgtgtaggtgagctcatggggttcaaaccggagtggtgctaacattggccctaacaagagcagtgcttcgcagaatctaccaccggatcggaaacgcgacccactgagaagatccggcgagaaactcagtgggctgtgtccttAGTTCCttaggttaattcgctcgtcgagcccttcgtcgcaagcgacgggttcgacgaggacggtgactggtgcttgtggtacctaaaagcaccgttaattaACTCTTTTGTAATAGCTTGGTTACTCAAATTACCTCAATATATGCACAGGTTGATCTGTTCAGCGAGGACTGGTTGCGGCAGAGCGGTTGGGAACCATCTCATGAGACAATTCTCCTAATTCACGGCTACGCTGGTGGTGATGACACATTGCCGATTGCAGTACTGCGGGATGGTGAGTTTagtatatttacatttatttatttattagtgtaGCTCTGGGATACCTAAACTATTTTGGGCAAGAGATCCCTTTTTCTAAATGACACCTCAGACCCTCATAGGCAAATCActttaaaatttctatttttagttttttttttgtttttttctcatcgatacaacattaaaatttaacaaaataaaaagactTAAAATtcagttaataaaattataagtacaataataataattgtatatcctactaaaatattagtttttcttATAACAAATTGATACACTTAACGCGATTTAAATAGTATCTTGAAAGTTTCAAATAAGGACTTGTGTTAATTAATAATGTTCGATTTTGAGAACACTGGGAATGCCTCGTGTAATAACAGTTAGTATTTAGTGTATACTAATTTTATGATATTGTATGTGTGTTTTGTGAGTTTTCAAAGtgaaaacttaataatatatgGTTACTTAACTTTGGcttgtttaaaattttcattgcaCACACATTGTATACGAAACGACACGGCTAAAGAAAGGCGAAAGTTATTTCATGTTTTGCATTAGTCCGTGCGATGCCTGCGAATCGACACCCGTTTTCATTGACACTCGAAAACGTGAGACGTTATGGTTCGCATTCAGATTATTCCCCAATTATCGAATCTGTGCACGTTTAGTTGTAGCAGACACAGACAAGAGGGtttttatagtaatttttttggCTCTTGAACTACGGCCTTATCATTCATCTGTAGTGAAAATATTTCCACTTAATTTCCtacttattgtttttattttttttattgcttagatgggtggacgagctcacagcccacctggtgttaagtggttactggaggtcatagacatctacaatgtaaatgcgccatccaccttgagatataagttctaaagtctcagtatagttacaacggctgccccatccttcaaaccgaaacgcattactgcttcacggcagaaataggcggggtggtggtacctaccagtaatTTGATTGTTAGGACAGCCATGATGCCGGGAACCCAATTATGAGACCAATCTTACATTTCAAGATGGAGAAAGGCATTGTGACGCCTCTGGGTTGGGTCTCTGGTGGGTAAGCATTAGCTTAACCTAAGGCTAACTGTCAAATCATCTGTCGtcccagtaaaaaaaaacaatacataaataattctacccctaaatgtgttttaaatattgttcgttaatttaaagttcgtcatgaattattattgaaattgaaaaaaaactatcaacaaTTTTATCTTAGCTTAAGTGACAAATTGGTTCAAAATTATACTTGTGTACGTGTAAAGAAATTGCCTATTTTCTGACATTATGTGCCTAAAATCAAGTAAGTCTAGTCTGACACGACTTTCCCCGGCGTGATGCGACGCAACAAGTCAATGAACTCGATTACACATTTACCTATCATTGCAAAAATCGTATGAGCGTATTACGAAAGTGTCGCTGTTTCTTGTTGGGAAATTAAACAGTATACCTACATGTTGTATGTATATGGCTTGGTTTACAAAATTCGATTCcgattattcattaaaataaaacttattctaGGTTATAAATTAAACACTTTTTAAAGTTTCAATATTTACCTGTTTGCTGATTAGGTAGATAGAGTACAGGATAATGTTCCTGTGACTGTACCTTTTGGAATCTTTTTACAATTTGCATCCTATTCTCATGGGAACAACATCAATTTCTCGTTCCCTAAAAATCTTATGCCGAGAACTAGGACCGTACTTAAATGGCAAATCAGCCCGACATTTCTCAAATGATTTTAACAatcgtcgtggcccaaaagaTAGAGCGACTGGTATACTCGTAACAGGCAATATGTCATTATTCATATCCCATTCGAAGATATTCCGGTACAAATGAACAAATGGGAAACGATTTTTTTTGACACAGCCCTTAATTAAACCGTATCGTGGGCACTTTGatccatatctcaaggtgggtggcgccagtAGCGGCAATCACGCTGTGATGACTATGGGTTCCTGTAACCACAACTAGGGTCGTTCAAtcgtctacgcaataaaaaatataaaataaatacttcatcatcagcctgtatctctctactgctggatgtaggcctctcctaTAGTCCGCCGCAATGAACGATCctcagcatatcgccgcaagtcaccGGTCCAACGGGCAAGGGGACGCccaactaataataaataatatataaatatgtacttataaCTGCCTAATTTCCgaatagttataattatttgAGTTCTGTTTTCCTTTACCAGTTGTACTTTAGCTTAGCTTTTTATAAAGAAACAATCAATATGCAGATGGTGTGCTAGATTACAAGGCTTTgactagatttttattttatttatatgttttattaatttacggcATCTTATCTTGGCAAATGGTATTCTTAAACGCGCAATTCATTAAACAGCATAAATAGTTTCAATCTCATTACATTTTGTCAACAGCATATATTCGTCGCGGAGGCTACAACGTGTTTATGTTAGACTGGGGCTCGCTTTGTCAGCCTCCGTGCTACGTCGCAGCGGTCCACAATCTGAGACCTGTTGCTCGATGCGCGGCTGAGGCACTGGGCACTCTGAGACGCGCCGGCTTGAGGCCAGACCGATTAACATGCGTGGGACACTCGTTGGGTGCACATATGTGTGGCATCATTGCTAACTTCCTTACGTTCCGGCTAAACCGAATTATAGGTGAGTTTCGAAATCTTCCTTCAAAACGATTAAGTTCAAAGTTAGCATAAGCATAATTATGCAATACTGATGAGgcaatggtaaacagtcgacgtcgccctaagcacgtcgtttcggatcctcccaatccattaacggtgattttaAGTAAGTATACATCAAGCACGacgctcgacgagtaaattaacccatagacacagcccattgagtttctcgccaggtcTTCtgagtgagtcgcgtttccgatccggtggtagtatctgcgaagcactgctcttgctatagctagtgttagcaacgtcctcagattagagccccgtgagctcacctattcgctCGGCTACGCTGGCATATCCTCtaaaggctaccagcttaggagGGGGAAAAAACTGATGATAATTAATGTCGTTAAATTGAGTAACAAGAGCCTTCCACTCGAAACGACTATACTAtgtcgaataaaaaaaaatcggttgtctgtaaagtcggtttactgacgatagttgaaagtgacaacgtcataagaaaatactgatggaatggtttcatttttcaaaagaaaattttaattttatttgtttgatagctattttgtatggacaattgacaccacattcacttttcactgcacttcatacttgacgaaaacatgtaaatgtattattgtatagcagctgtccacgcggatgcatcgctcactcaagtaggagagagacagatgtcgaacgctgccgaacgcggaggccgattgtgcctctttgtcgctcgttgcgcgctcccacttgcacttcaaaccttaaatggaacgcctcaatgagtcatgttttttcgtgcatgcagccggctccatcgaattataagacgttgtcacatcaaaaatagtattttatgtatttttcattttgacaTCGATAGGGTTGGATCCAGCCCGACCTTTAATTCGGTCCGCCCCTGCCCTACGATTGGACCCAGGGGATGCGCGCGCCGTCCACGTACTCCACACCAACGCAGGTCGCTATGGTGAAGGTGCCAGGCTTGGACACGCTGACTTCTGTCTTAACGGGGGACGCAGTCAACCATACTGCGAGGATACGCCAAGTtagtttcaatttatttttgacACGTTGATATAGGTCTCCGGTGTcatacgtggcgcactgaagtaattaaatCTATTTCCCTCTTCAATCTCcatactaaggcgccggaacaTCTAGTAGATTCAGAGTTAAGTGGtaaacggagcccatagacatctacaacgtaaataccgccttccaccttgagacatcagttctaaggtctcagtatagctacaacagctgccccgtccttcaaaccgaaacgcattactgcttcacggaagaaataggaagggtgatggtgcctgcccgcgcggactcacaagtggtcctaccaccagtaattacacttccagtaaccacttcgcCTATTTGAACTTGAATTAAACAAGCAACTCTTTTTAACTTCAAAAACTGGATGTATTTGATCGACAGACGAAGCGTTATGCAGCCATATCTGGTCAGTCTGCTATCAGGCGGAAAGTCTGTTCCGTTCTCGTAGCGCAGTTCCATGCGGCCGGCGTTGTTCAGTCCGCGTCCCGCCAGGACGTGCGCAAGCTCTGCCCGTGCCGGTCGGGCAGCCTGCGCCCATGACGTGAGTATTCTTTGTGGtcagtgcgagctttttaacgttctcgataacgtaaaagttaacgtaATTTGCAGTTAGAaaagcggcaaacgttccaagttaacttttacgctatcgagagcgctaaaaaactcgcactaaccacACTGAGACTGTCTTTTATTTCCCTACCTACTCGCTGGTtacctaaagggctattccagctacacgcgAACGAGAAACTGTCTTTAATTGTAGAGCTTCCAACACCAGGACCTAGGATCCATCAATTTTCAATGAACCCATTTTTTTTACAGTGCATCAGGCGCATACTGTTTAGAAGACGACACTATACCGTTCTGCCCTCACACGTCGGGACTGTTGGAAGGTGACACACGCTGTTGCCTAGACGAGCAGTACGCAGCCGCGGCCACTAGCCCGCCGGCGCCGGTACGGAAGCGACCACGCCCCATCGTCAGGCTTAGAGCGAGCAGAGTCAAACTAGACGTCCACGATACTTTAGAATGATACGCCGATTCTgacgatttaattttaattctaaagaagcctgttaatttttttattgcttcaataggtggacgaactcagagaccatcagtgtgtttagtgcgagtttattaacgttctcgatagcgtaaaagttaactcatatttgtatggaatgggatcgtttgcgtacgtttgccgctaggggcgctgttccaactgcatacaaaattggcttagctcttacgctatcgagaacgttaaaaaacttgcactaagcacactggtgttaagtggctaccggagcccatagacatctgtaacgtaaactccgccacccaccttgcaaCATGAAAGTCTGTTTTTAccgtacaacagctgccccacccttccaaccgaaatgcattactgcttcacggcagaaattaaccaGTAGGTAACTAATTAACTAACCTAATTTATTTGATCCATCCCATACCTATATGGCTATAGCATATTAAGGATCTACTGTAATGTCTTTTGATTTGAAGGTACATCAGATATTATAATACGATTGGTATTTCGGCTCAATGTTAGTGGCGTCATCACCTTTGTTATGGGCTAGTATGTACCAATTAACACTAATTAATAAAGATGTTTTTTTGAATCGGATCAAAATTTCAATGTGATCTCCTCCAAGAACGGCCCTTCAGCTTTACTCCAATACATTTTTCTAAATATCGTTTGaaaattgtgtatttatttttttcaaagttatgcAGCCAGCTTTCCAGCCCACCATTAGATAAGTTTATTAAAGTTCATCACCCAAATACCATGGATATGTATGTAcctaaaatttgtttttgaaaaagttttattctatgaattattataaaaatgcaagtaagaaaaaaatatattaggaaCCAAAGAATTACAAATGTATCATTATGatcaataaaatatgttttatagtgatttttatttaaccgTAGGTagtatgtaattttaataaacctcatgaaatatatttatacactTCTAATTGAATAAAAAGTACATCAAGTGAGGATTGtcttattcttctttttttaaatatggcaaTTGGTTTCTAGCGATGCCACTGTTGCCAGTGTCGATTTTAAAAAACATTCTAATATTGGGATATAAGCACATTCtgtataaatgaaaaattatatgaagCCAAATGAAAGGAAGTTGATTTAGGATTTAAATCGATTgggatgtaaataaataaaacgaaatggGAAGTGAATAGTCGCAATTAAATTATGGTTTTTActgactttttcagtggacttatTGGAATAACTCGAAGAGTGACGTCCAGTTACGTCCATTAAAAAGCCAATAAAACTGTTAATATAACCCAATAAAACAATTCGACTTCCTTAACATTATTTACAACACTGTCCAGATGCATAGGTTCGCGGCTCAATTTTTTCTCTCTATTTTGATACCCCAACTATTttgacatttaatattattacaattatgctTTTCTCAAAAATCCAACACATTTTATAGGtaaaccaaaacaaaagaaaacattcAGGCGTAGCCGGTTAGTCTTATAATtctgaaaaattataatgaagtaTTTGCTACTACTGTCCGTTTCAATAGGTGTAATTAAAAAccaatttaaattattgaactatagtattttattgtaaaatgaaTTCCTCCAGAACTTTACATTATATCTGACAATATAACAGCACTTTAAGAACACACGACCTAAATGAGAAACGTATTAACACGACGCAAGCGGGAGGTTGTGCCATTCATCCGAGTCGATCAGCCTTTATTTCCAGTCATCAGTAAAGAAAGTAACGCGGCCTTCTCTTTCTCCTTTTTCCTCACAATGTCCAAGGCTCGATTCTTCCAGGTGCTCTTGCGTAGTTTTATGGGACGACTGCCGACGTACCGACCTGTGAAAAAATGCGGTTAAGTTTACAAAAACAGAAAGTTATCCATTCTTAAGACAACCCTAAAATGTTAATGATAACATTCTTAAAACAACCCTAAAATGGTAATGATAACATTCTTAAAACAACCCTAAAATGGTAATGATAACATTCTTAAAACAACCCTAAAATGGTAATGATAACATTGTTAAGAAACCCCTAAAATGTTAATGATAACATTCTTAAAACAACCCTAAAATGGTAATGATAATATTGTTAAAACAACCCTAAAATGGTAATGATAACATTGTTAAGACAACCCTAAAATGTTAATGATAACATTCTTTTGACTGTCTTTGTGGGCATTCGAACATAGGGTACAACTAATGGTAAGTACCTAATCACTGTTGCTCAAGGACATCAGGACAAAGGGACAGACAAGCTGCTGCTTACAGCCGAGGGCTCTCCGCAATATCAGAGATAtagtgaatattaaaattaaaaactttttacaaCAAGCAGATGATAGCGTCTGTGGAACTCAGTTCCACACTCAATCCGTGCAAGTCCCTCACTTGAGGTattcaggaaggcattaaaggagcactatctatcaatttagtattagttatatatatttattttatgtatttcattatatttgtacgtgtatgtatatgtttacgttatttatgtgtgtatgtacatatatgtagtctaatatattatgtattagtgtttttatttttattttttattaagttcttgtctagattgtaaattgtaaattaattagattgtattcttctacccactcatttaaagctttccttcattaagaacggttagctggtagaaaactcaattgttgagttaagctcgccattttttatatcttacgcaattactgtaatattaactgtgtgtacaataaagaataaagaaatataatgaCAACTTGTAAATATGTAAGGATATCTTAACATGTCATGCAATTCAGCCTTTTGCCAtttctttaattatataatagtcAAAAAGCAGACGGCAGTGTTTTCTTCTGTCCATATTTGATTATCATAAAACCAGAAAATTGCTATAGCACTTTAAAGGTAGgtggtattttaaaataaaacgaatataaaaaatgtaactcataaaaaaaaggatttaaaaTATTACCATCCATTTCCTTCATGGCTTTAATGAAGTCTCCCGGATCTTTGAAACTAACAAAACCGAACCCTTTGCTTTTATTTGTTCGCTTGTCTCTTATCACTTTGGCCCTTTGGAATGAACTGTATTTGCTGAATGTTCTGATCtgtaaattgaaattttgaaagaATACATATTAATACCCCCATTTTTGAATTATCTGTAATGCTCTAAAAATACAcaatgtcataaaaaaaattgctatgaatatttttttatatcactaATGAATGACTTTTTTGTGCTTCCCAAATAGTAATGATAacagttaatttaaatatatatatacacaagtGCTCcaaacatatatgtatatttagaaCACGATTTCCCAAAATATCCCTAAGCATTACAACAATGTTTTTTTAGATACAGTAGAGGATGGTAAGGAAATGTGGAGCCCATAGCCAAAAAATCACCCTCTATTTCACAACATTACATCAATTACAATAACGGCTGGCGTATCTCTCAAGTATCTCATTGATCTACATACACTGACATGTACTATAAGAAGTACAGTATATACTATACTTACAAGCAATTCATCGGTAACGTCATTTCCGAGGTCCCCACAGAACATTCTGAAATCATCATCAGGCCAATCTAGCAATGTCACATCCTCCCACACTTGACCACCTGCAGTCCTCACAACCTACAAATTTATTTCTGTTATTAAATCTCATATTTAATGTTGATACGGAAACCAAGTTAAAATGTTTAATCACTGATACTATCAcatttagataaaaaataattaaaatatgttacaGGTGGTTAACCACTTCAAagcaaatttatttaaagtacaATAATCATAAACTTAGTCATAGTTAGTTCCGTAGAGGAGATTTATTTGGCAAACttttatattaacattttatattgaaaaaaattcaataagtaAAAACATTTCACAAACATACACATATGTGCCAAATGTGTCAAAATACATAAAAGGTAGCTtacgaaaaaaattgtttttg is a window from the Bombyx mori chromosome 12, ASM3026992v2 genome containing:
- the LOC101740592 gene encoding pancreatic lipase-related protein 2, with the protein product MAYGTHLFYATVVVIVLLLRDTETQRERPPNPIKEALYLHSDSFNASFEDCIWRREWEPCPDPAVKLHLYTEAEPVKRVVDLFSEDWLRQSGWEPSHETILLIHGYAGGDDTLPIAVLRDAYIRRGGYNVFMLDWGSLCQPPCYVAAVHNLRPVARCAAEALGTLRRAGLRPDRLTCVGHSLGAHMCGIIANFLTFRLNRIIGLDPARPLIRSAPALRLDPGDARAVHVLHTNAGRYGEGARLGHADFCLNGGRSQPYCEDTPNEALCSHIWSVCYQAESLFRSRSAVPCGRRCSVRVPPGRAQALPVPVGQPAPMTASGAYCLEDDTIPFCPHTSGLLEGDTRCCLDEQYAAAATSPPAPVRKRPRPIVRLRASRVKLDVHDTLE